The genomic stretch TCTAAGTTTAAATGAATATTCATTTGGCTCAAGCCGCATATTATCCACTATTCTAATTTTAGGAACAACTATTCCAAATTCAAGAGCAATCTCACGACGTATTTTTACAATACGATCAAGAAGTTCTGATGTTTTAGAATCATCAACTATTGGAACAAGATTATATCCAATTTCTAAAGCCAATGGATCTAAAGGTACTACTGGTGTAATTTCCTTATCCGCATAACTTAATATTTGCTCTTCAGCTTTCTGTTTTTCATAAAGTTCTCTATCCCTAGATAAATTAGAGAGTGAATAAGCAAAAAATCCTATCAATAAACTCAAAAGAATCAGTATTAATGTAGGAAATCCTGGAAGAAATGCCAAAAATAGCAAAAATCCAGATACAATCCAATAAATTCCTGCATAGGAAGTAAATTGTTCAAAAATTTCCCCTCCAAAACTATTTTTTGATATCGACCTAGTAACAATAAGACCTGTTGCTGTTGAAATCAATAAAGCTGGAAGTTGAGAAACAAGCCCATCTCCAACAGTTAAAGACACATAATTATTAATTGCATCATTAAAATTAAGACCTTGAAGGGTTACTCCTACTATAAGCCCTCCAAGAATATTTATAAGAGTTATTAAAAATCCAACTTTCACATTCCCAGAAACAAATTTAGAAGCACCATCCATAGCACCATAAAAATTCACTTCAGATTGCAAATCATTTTTTTGTCTTGTAGCCTCTTCTTCTGTCAAATTCCCAGAACTATAAGCAGAATCAATAGCCATTTGTTTACCAGGAAGAGCATCAAGAGCAAAACGAGCAGCAACTTCAGCAACTCTAGTAGCACCTTTTGTTATAACAATAAACTGAACAGCAATAATAATAAGAAATATTATAAATCCTACAACAAGACCTTGAGTTCCAGAACTTCCAACAACAAATGTTCCAAAGGTTCTTATCATTTGACCATCAAAATTGATTCCTTTGATCAAAATTAATCTAGTAGAAGAAATATTTAAAACAAGACCAAAAATAGTCATAACAAGTAAAAGTGTTGGAAAAACCGAAAAATCGAGTGGACGCTTAGAATAAAGAACAATAAGAATAATTAAAAGACTCATCATTAAATTAATCGCAATCAAAGCATCTAAAATAAATGCAGGAAGAGGTAAAATAAAGCCAGCAACAATAAGTATTAATCCAACTGAAACTATTAAATCAGCTTTATTATTAAGCCCAAAATACCCTAATAAAGAATTTTTCTCTAAGTCCAATAACTTAAACCTCTAATTAAATTTTTTAGCAATAGAATATACCTTCACAAGAATTTTAGAAACAATTTCCCAATATTCTCTTGGAATCTCTTCATTAATATCAACATTAGCATAAAGATCCCTTGCAAGTGGCTTATTTTCCACTATAGAAACATTATTTTCTCTTGCAATTTGTTTAATTACAAATGCAATTTCATCTTGTCCTTTTGCAAGCACTTTTGGTGCTAACATAGTATTGCTATCCCATTTAATAGCAACAGCAAAATGCTCTGGATTTGTAATTACCACATCTGCTTGAGGAACTGCTACCCTCAAATTAACATTTAAAATTTCTCTCATTCGCTCCCGCATTCTAGAACGGAGCAGAGGATCTCCTTCCATTTCCTTTCGCTCTTGCTTGATCTCTTCTTTTGTCATTTTCAAATTCTCAATATAACGAGCTCTTTGAAAAAGATAATCTAGTACACTAAGACCCATCAATACCATCACTGAAAAAAAACATATTCTATAAGCAAGACTTAATATTACAGAAATACCGCCTTCAAGGCTATACTCAGGCATTTTTGAAATTTTACCTATATTGCTTTTCAGCATAATATAATATATAAAAGATATTATAGCAATTTTCAATAAACTTTTAAACAAATTAAAAAAAGCATCAACTGAACCAAAAGAATTTTTCATCCATTTTGAAAAATTTGGATTTATTCTATCCCATTTAGGCATTATAGGCTTAAGAGTCATAACAAAGCCAACTTGCATAATATTAACTAAAAATCCAACTATAAAAGACACTATAAAAAATATACTCACATATCTAAATAGAGGTCTAATATATGCAAAACTCAATGAATAAATACTAATTGACATTACTTCTGGTAACTTACTAGCCTGCCATTTAAAAATATCCATTAATTCTTGAGCAAAATAAGATAACATAAAAAAAAATACAGCAAACAATATAAAAAGAGAAATGGATGAATTAATTTCTATTGATTTTAACACTTGACCTTCTCTTCTTGCTTTTTGTTTTCTTTGCTCAGTAGGAACTTCAGTTCTGCCCTCATCCTCTGAGGCAAAAAAATTAAGGGGTATATACCAACTTTTATTTAAAAATTCATCTCTAGTATTCATTTTAAAGTCTCAGAAAATAAATTTAATGCATTACGCATAGATTCTAAGCTAAGTTCAATTACTCTTTTAACAGATATCACAAAACTTGGAAAAGTAATATATAAAACAATTAATCCCAATCCCAAAGAAATCGCAAAACTAATCATTAATAAATTAATTTGAGGAGATGTTTTGGAAATTATACCTAAAATTAAATATAAAAGTAAAAGAACTCCTAATATTGGAAGAGACATTATTAAAGATTTTTCAAAAAGAATAGCAAAAGAATAAAATACTAACTTTATAAATTCATAATTCTTTATATTAACCATATTCTCAACTCTAACATTTAAGACAGAATCATAAACCCCAATAACTAAAAAACGAAATAAAAAATCATTTGATAAAAACACAATCAAAAAAAGATAAGTAAATATTTGAGATATTACCAAATTATCCTCTTCTGCAAAAACATCAAAAATATTTGCATAAGCAAGTCCCATCTGATTTGAGAAAAAAAAACCAAGTAAATGAAACACATTAAAAATAATACTTACAAAAAAAGCTTGAATAAGTCCTAAAATAGCCTCTCCTAGCAATATTAATACAAATGCAGTCAAATTATTCAAAGGATAGACAACATTTACCTTATCTACAACAATAATGGACAAAATCAATGAAAAGAAAAAATTTAAATAACCCATTTTAATAGTCGAAAAAAAAGGTGAAAATCTTAAAAAAATAAAAATTCTAATAAAAATAGGTAAAACCACAAAAGACTTTAAAATCAAAAAATCCATATTCATAGATTAATCCAGACATTTACATATTTTGTATCTGATTAAAAACTAAAAACGTAAATTGCATAAGTTTCTTTAAAATCCAAGGTCCAAATATCACAAGAACTAAGAGTATTATAATAATTTTGGGAATAAAACTAAGTGTTTGATCTTGAATCGAAGTAACAGCCTGAAAAATTGAAACTAAAAGACCAACTATAAGAGCTGTAATTAACATTGGCGCTGAGAGAATAATAATATTTTCAATAGATATTTTAATCAAATAAATAATTTGTCCAGTTGTCACTTATGACCTCACATAAAACTTTTTATAAGTCCACTAGTAATCAAAGTCCAACCATCCACCATAACAAAAAGTATAAGCTTAAATGGTAATGATATTATTACAGGTGGCAACATTATCATACCCATTGCCATTAAAACTGCAGCTACAATAATATCTATTATTATAAATGGTAAAAAGATCAAAATACCCATTTTAAAAGCAACTTTGAGTTCATGTAAAATAAAAGATGCAATAAGAACATGTGTTGGAACTTCACTAAAGTTTTTAGGTTTTGCATAATCACTAATACTCATAAACAATCTAATCTCCTCATGCCTACTATTAGACATCTGTTTATACATAAAATTTCTAAGTGGAGCAATCCCTCTATCATAAAATTCATTAAAATTTATTTTAGAATCTCTCAAAGGTAAATATGCATCTTTATATATTATGTTAAAAGTTGGCCACATAGTAAAAAGAGTTAAAAATAAAGCTAATCCCATTATTACCTGATTAGGTGGTGATTGCTGAAGTGATAATGCTCTTCTAATAAAATCCAATACTATTGCTATCCTTAAAAAGGAAGTCATCAAAACCAAAAAAGCTGGAGAAAGCGTTATGATGCTTAATATTAATAAAAGTTGCAGAGGAAAAACTATGCCACCACCAAAAGAATTTAAAAAATCAACAAATGGAAAATTCAATCCAGTAGTAGGTTGCAAAGACTTGGTTTGAGCAAATGCAAAATTTACAACTCCAAATAACAACAAAAAACTTAATTTTTTATTCAAATTTAACCTCTAAAACTTTTTTAATCTATCCTGTTTACTTTTCAAAGAAGTCTCAATATCATTTTCCAACTCCGCATATTCATCATGATCATTAATAAATGATTTATCTTTCTTATTATTGCGTAATATTTTATTAAAAATTGACTTAAATGAATTTATATTACCACGGCTCTTAATTTTATTAAGTTGAAATTCTAAATTCTCCAACTCTTCACTTGTTGTTATCTCCTTTAGTACAATAGAAGAACTATTTGATACTAAAAATACATAAACATTGCCTAATACATTAACAATCCTTATAGAATTTTTATTATCTATTTCATAAAAAGCAAGTTCTCTTATTAAACTCGACATATCATTATTTTTATTTTTTTTATAGCTTAAAATCATTTTCTTAAATAAAAAAATAAAAATAACAAAAAAAAGAAAAAACAAAACCAAAGTAAACAAATCTGTAACATTAAAAAGAGATATGCTTTGTATGTCTTGATTATCTAAAACAACCTTATTATCATCAAATATTGGCAAATTAACTTCATTTTCTAATTTAGAAGTAACATTTAAATCACTCTCATTATCCTGCGCAAATAAATTTTCTGCAAAAAATACAATAAAAGTGAAAAATAAAATTAACCTATTCATTTTTAATTTTAATTATTTCGGTAATTCTAACACCAAAATTCTCATCAATTACAACAACCTCTCCTTTAGCCACTATTTTTCCATTTACCAAAATATCTACAGGTTCACCAGCAAGTTTATCAAGTGTAATGATCGTTCCTTCAGACATAGCAAGTATATCTTTTATTTTACGTTCAGTCCTACCAAGTTCTACTGTAACTTGCATAGAAACATCCATTAAAAGACCAAAATTGCTAGGATCAACACCTTCAGGCAAACTATCAATCAAATCAGGAAGTTTAACACCCTTTATCTCAGGTTTTTCCTCACTAAAATCATTCTTATCATCTACATCCATTATTTACCTCTCTATTAAATTCATTAAAACATCAAAACTCTTTAAGTTATTCAACTTCTTCCGTAAGTTCTTTCAACAAATCAAAATCCTCTACCTCACCAACTTTTCTTGTAATTTGAACTGAAATTTTATTCCCAACAAGTCCCATTCGACATTTAAATTTTTCTTTAGTTCCTACTTTCAAAATCAAATCTTGATCTATTGAAGAATTTTCAAGATTAATAACATCCCCTTTCTCTAAAGACAAGATTTCTCTTACCTTTAATTTCACTTCTCCTATCTCAGCCACCAAAGGCATATTTGTATATTCAAGTTTTTCTCTAAGTACATCAAGATTCTCACTGGTAGTTCCCACACCAATTAAAGAATGCCAATATCTTGTTGACAGTTTAGATACAATAGGTTCTATTGTAATATAAGGCAAACAAAAATTCATAAGTCCTTCGACTTTACCTATCTTAACTTCAAGTGTAACCAAAATAACCATTTCTGTTGGAGGAACTATCTGAGCAAATTGAGGATTCACTTCTATGTGCCCAAACCTAGGCCTTAAATCAACTACTTGAGACCAAGCCTCTCTCATATTAGCAAGAATACGAATAATAACACTTTCCATTACAGACTGTTCTATTTCTGTTAAATCTCTACTCTTATCTTTAATGGTGTCACCATCACCACCAAAAAGCCTATCAACTATTGCAAATGCAATAGTTGGATCAACTTCAAATATAGCAGAACCTTTAAGAGGATCCATATTAATTATTGCTAAGGTAGTAGGATTTGGAATAGATCGAATAAATTCTTCATAAGTCAACTGATCAACTGAAGCTACATGTACATGAACCATTTTTCTCAAAAGAGCTGAGAGTGAAGTTGTAGTATATCTTGCAAATGCTTCATGAAAGCTTGATACTGTTCTTACTTGTTCTTTTGAAAATTTATCTGGTCTTTTAAAATCATACACTTTAACTTTTTGTTTCTTGCCCATAGGGCTAGATATAATATTAGAAAGTGAATCATCTGATGATAAATTATCAGACGAATTAATAGATTCTAAAAGACTATCTATATCATCTTGTGATAATGCTCCCGGATTACCTGCCATTTAAAATTCCTTTTAAAAATCACATATCAAAAATATCAATTTGCGTCAATGCTATCTCTTTTATTTCACCATTTCTAAGAATACTATTAATTCTGGCCTTAATTTCTGCTTTAATCTGACTTTCATTTTTTATCTCTTGGCCTGTTCTTTGACTAAAATATTCCCTTATAATATCTTTTAATCGCACCTTTTGTCGTCCAAGTTCACTTAAAATATTAACATTATTCTCAGCATAACCTAGTGCAAGTTTTATTACAAAAGTTTTCGGAGGAGTATCTTGGGTAGTCCCTCTAATTTCGTCTATACTTTCATACCATATAAGCATAGGAGGCTTTCCTAAATATTCATTAGAAAAGATTGGAAAATTATTAGGTGCGCCACTTTGACTTACTACCATCTTAGAAACAAAATAAGAAACTATTATCATGATAACAACAGTAAATAGTCCTATTGCTAATATTTGCAAAATCCTTATTATCACATCGGGTAGTAGTCCTATTTTTTTACTATCAGAACCTCCTACATCCATACTATCATCATCTTTTTCAGGCATATTACCTCCTATAAATTTCTTATTTCATTACTAAAAAATATTATTATTGCTTAATACCTTTAGCAAAACTTAAAGAAGCATCACTAGTAATCAAAATATCTATTCTTCTATTATAAGCTCTACCTTCAGGAGTATCATCAGTAGCAACGGGCCTACTACCTGCAAATCCAGATACCTCAAATTTACTCTCAATACTTTCTATTTTAGAATGATCAGTATAGTTTAAAATCTGCTCTAACATGTTTACTGCTCTTGCTGATGAGAGTTCCCAATTACTTTTCCAAATTCCATTTATATTAACATCGACATTATCTGTATGTCCTTCAATTTTAAAATTATATCCTTGATTATCTAAAAACCCAATAAAAGAAGCTATCTTTTGTATAACATCTCTATTATCATCAAGTTTCACCTCAGCACTAGCTGAATCAAAAAAAGCATCTGCTAAAAGAGATACAACAACACCTCGCTCATGTCGTCTTACAATAACCTTATTCGACTGAATTTTTTCAACAAACTCGATAATAGATTTGTTTTTAGAAGCCTGAGAAGCTTGTTTGTTTTTAGCAGTAGAAGGCAAAGACATAAAGCTATTACTCAAATAAGAAAGCTTATCAATATCCAAAGTCTTACCTCCCTTAAAAAATCCAGAACCCGTAAAAGAAGCTGACATTATTTTTAAAACATTTTCTTTCATAATAACATCATTTAATGAAAACATAGTAACAAAAAAGACAAGCAACAAAGTCACCATATCTCCATAAGTCACCATATATTCAGGAGCACCACCATCTTCACACTTTGAACGTTTCTTTTTAGTTTTAAACATCATTATTCACCTCCAAGAACACCACTACCAAGTTGATTTCTATCTTTAGGAGTTAAAAACGTTACAAGTTTTTGCTCTAAAATTCTAGGATTGTCACCTGCTTGAATTGATAAAATACCTTCAACTATCATTGCTCTAACTGATGCTTCCTCAAGATCGATAGACTCTAATTTAAGTTGAATAGGAGTCAGCATTAAATTTGACATTATTGTACCATAAAGAGTTGTAACAAGAGCAACAGCCATAGAAGAACCGAGTGCTGATCTGTCTTCTAAATTTCCAAGAAGAGCAATAAGTCCAATAAGAGTACCTATCATTCCAAAAGCAGGAGCAAGTTTTGCCCAGGTTCCAAAAAGATCTGCACCAACCTTATGTCGCTCTTGCATCTGTTCAAGTTCAAGAAAAAGCATAGTTCTAATTATCTCTGGATCAGTACCATCAACAACAAGTCTCATTCCAGATTTAAAAAAAATATCATCAATTTGATCAAGTTCATCATCAAGAGATAAAAGTCCTTCTTTCCTAGCTTTTTCTGAAAGTTCTACTAAAGTTTTTATAATAGGAATTTTACTAAAAGAACTTCTTTTAAAGAAAAATCCTAAATATGTAGGTATTCTCTTAACAATAGTAATTTCCGAAGAAGCCACAAGCGCAGAAAAAGAACCAACAATAGTAATAAACACAGAACTTAAATCCCAAAAAACTCCTAATCCTGTAGGAGTAAATGCCATAGATATTAAAATAGCACCAAATCCAACTCCCCATCCAATTATACTAGCCAAATTCATAATTCAACTCCCTTATTCTCTTGTATAATTCTATCTAACAAAGCAATTTCTCTCCTATACATCTTGATTTTATTGACCACATCTGCCACGCTCTCTTTGACAACCAATTTCTTACCATTCATAAGTAAAATTGTAGTATCAGGATTAGCTTCAATACTCTCAATATGAGAAGGATTTAAATAATAACTATCTCCATTAAGTTTAGTTACATAAATCATAAACTAAAATAAAAAATCAACTCTTAAGCCTTACAAGCTCTTGCAATAACTGATCTGAAGTAGTTATAGTCTTAGCATTAGCTTGAAAACCTCTCTGAGTCACTATCATATCTGTAAATTGTTCAGCAAGATCAACATTAGACATTTCTAAAACTCCTGACCTAATAGTACCAAGTCCTGCAAATCCAGTCTCACCTATTCTAGCTTGTCCTGAATTACTAGTTTCAGTAAAATTGGTATCACCTGCTTTTGCAAGACCCCCAGGATTAACAAATGAAGCAAGAGCAATCTTTCCAATAGTGCGTCTAATGCCATTTGAATAAACTCCTGTAATAACACCATTTTGATCAATCTCATAATTCTCCATATATCCCATACCATACCCATTTTGAACAATAGCTTTTGTAGTACTTGCATCAGCAAATTGAGTAATTGAATCAGCATAACTACCAACAGTTCCAAGTCTAAGGTTAACGGTCTGCTCACCACCTTCTCCAGCATTAGCATCAATAACACCAAAAGTTATAGGAAACTCAAGTAAATCTCCTGGTTGACCTGCTTGACCATTTAAAGAAAGCAATGCTCCCTCATTATCAAATCCCATTGTAAAATTAGAATTTTCTTCTCCATTAACTAAAACTGTAGCATTCCATGTATTAGGAGTAGTTGCATCCTTTAAAACTCTAAGTTCAACAACATTAGTATTCCCAAAAGAATCATAAACAGTTTTATTGACAACCCAAGTACCACGAGCAATATCTACTTCGTTTGCACCTTGTTGAACTACAGGCAATCTCTTATCAAGATTACAAGCAAAAGTAATGTACTCAGTAGCTTTAGCACCCTCTTTATCTCCAATAGGAATAATCAAATCTCTAATATCAGAAGATGTATTGAAAACTTGCTCTCCTCCAACAGATTCTGCCATCCAACCTTGAATTCTCATACCATTTGCAGGATTTACAAGATGTCTATTAGAATCAACATCAAATGCACCTGCTCTTGTATAAAAAGAATTATCACCATCCCTTAATATAAAAAACCCATTACCACTAATTCCTAAATCAGAAGCTTTTTGTGTACTTTGAAATGAACCTTGAGTATGAATAGTATCAACAGCAGCAACAGTCATTCCAAGACCAATTTGTTTTGGATTAACACCTCCACGTCCATCAGTAGGACGAGATGCCCCAGAAATACTTTGAGATATCATGTCTTGAAAATTAACTCTTCCTTTCTTAAAGCCAACGGTATTAACATTTGAAATGTTATTACCAACAACATCCATTCTTGTTTGATGATTCTGCAACCCAGAAACACCAGAATACAAAGATCTCATCATATAATTACTCCTCCAATCCTACTGATAAAACATTATTATAAACATAATATTTTCCATCAATCATAATTTGTGGATTTACTCCTGCCTTTACACTTGTAACTTTACCTTTAATAATTTTTCCTTCAACATTTTCAAATTCAACTATTTTCCCTAATAAATTCAAATCCTTATTTACACCAAGGATAGATGATAAATTTTCAAAAGATTTACTCATATTTGTCATCTGTTCAAGTGCCGAAAACTGTGCCATTTGAGAAATAAATTCTTTATCTTTCATTGGCTCTGTAGGATCTTGATATTTAAGCTGAGTAAGAAGCAATTTCAAAAAATCATCTCTACCCAAATTACTTCCCTTAATATCCCTATCTCTTTTTAATCCAGCATTAACTATTTTTTTAGACTGCCCTATATTAACTAAATTATCAATATTACTAATTGTATTCATCTATCCTCCATTTTAAACAATTAAATTAACATTTTCCTCTAAATCACCAGAAAATTCAACATAATCTTCAATTCTAAAAACCTGACTCTCCTTTAAAGAATGTCGATGACCCTCAAAATCATCCTTAAAATTACTACCAGAAGAAAATCCCAAATCACTACCTGCAAGAGAAAGATTTAAACTAGTATTAAAACCATTATCACTTAACATTTTATTGAGTGAATACATATTTTGTTCAAAAAGAGTCCTAACATTATGATTATCAACTATTATCTTTCCTAATAAATTATTATTAGAATCAAGATTTAAATTAATTCTTATACTACCAAGTTTTTTAGGTTTTAAAATCAACCTAATCTCTCCTGTATCATTCGATTTTAACACAATTTTAGCCTTATTCACAATATTACGATTAACTTTCAAATTCCATTCTGACATCAAATTATCATCAATTTGACTTAAAAAAAATTCTTTTATATTTTTTACACTAGATCCAGATAGATTATCCATAAATTCGCTAGAACCATCAAATGTTTCCTTTAAAGCATATTTCCCAACAGAACTATCATTATCAACTAATCTAAATCTAGAATTTGTATTCAAAAATTCCTTAACACCACTATTCTTCTTAAAATTTTTAACATCAATACTAATCAAATTTTTTTCTTTTTCTGTATTCTTTTTTATAATACCCAAATCTCCACATTCAAAATCAGTACCAATATTGAAAAAATCAGCATTAAAAACAAAATTTAAATCACCAATTAAAGTAGCAAGTTCAGATAAGACCTTCTCAACATTACTTAACATTTCTCTTCTATCAACAAATTCAGAATCAAAAGATAAATTTTCTCTTAAATTTTTCAAACTTTCAAAATCAAATAAACTTCCTGTTTCTTTAAGCAAGGATTTAAAGTCAGACATAAAATCTTTATCTTTAAATTTTTCCAACACAAAAGAATGATTTAAAGAAAGATTTTTAGAACTTTTATTTATAAGCCCATTACTCTTTAAAAACTCTAACAATGAAATTCTTAATTTAGACATACTTTGAATTTCTGAAGAAATAAAATCTGCAAAACCACCCTTTTTATCTTGACTTAATAAACTAGCATTTATAAAATTAAAATTTTTATTTAACTTTGATAAATTAACATCAATAATTTTACTTAAATTACTCATACATTACTCCAATGCACTAACAGACATTTTTCTAATCAATACAGCAGCCTTCTTAGAATCCATAAGAGACAACCAATAAGGCACAATAGATGCTCGTCCTTCTTTTTTGGCTATATCTTCTACTTTACGCATATAAGATATAGCAATCTCATCATTAAGTTCTTCAATTCTTTTAACTGCATCTTCTGGTGGCATATTAATCAAATATAAAGCAGCCTGTGCAAAATTTGCATCCTCATCTCTATACTTGTTAACAATATCATCAATTAACTTTTGTTTTAAATCCAAATCTTTTTGTTTTTGATTAAGTTCCGCTTCCAATTTATTTAAATTATCTTCCCTTTTCTTTAATTCTTCTCTCAATTTTTCAACTTGTTGACTCTTAATATAAATGGCCTCTTTTTCTTTTATCATCCTAATCTCATCAAGACTAATATGTGTATAATCAAGTAACTGCTCATCATCTTTAAAAAATAAAGTTCTAATATACTTGGGCAAATAGTCTCTAGTATGATATATACCAAATAAATCTGTTAAAAAAAAAGAAAGTCCTAAGAAAAAAATAACCAAAAATAACCACAAAAAAAATCTAAATAAAAATAACAAATAATTATTCATTATTCTTTCCTAATTTCTTACAAATCTTATAATTAACATACTCGTCTAAAGACAAAATCTCACTTCTTATTTTACCTTTAATTATAGTATTATTTAAAGTTTTTATTAATATGTCAACCTTTTTTTCTTCTGCATACTTTTTTAAATAAATATCATAATATTTATTATACTCTCTCTTAAGCTCCTCAAGCTTTTTTATCTCTTCTTTTTGTTTTAAAGAAATATAATCCAAATAATTTCCTTTCAAAAAAAGGTCTGCACTATTTAACTTACAAAGTCCTTTAATAACACCTTCCAAAAATTCTTCTATTTTTACAATCTTATTATTAACATTCATCAAATCATTCTCACTAAATTTTCTATTATAGGTTCTAATGGTTAATATTTTTTCAAATTTTTTTTTCTTTAAAATTAAATCATTCAAGCTAATATTTCTCTCATTTCATTATCCAAATTTTCAAAATCACATTCTTCCTGCATCCCTTGGGATAAAAAATCAATAATTTTTGGATATTTTGCAATAGCTAAATCAACTTCTTTATTAGAACCCTTAACATAAATCCCTGTTTTAATTAAATCCTCATAGCTTTTATAAATTGATAACAAATTCCTAATTTTAGATATCAATTTTTGTTTCTCAAAATTGACTATTCTATGAAGAGATCTTGAGGTTGAATTTAAAATATTTACCGAAGGATAAATTCCTTTATCAGACAAATCTCTATCTAAAATAATGTGTCCATCCAAAACAGCCTTCATATTATCAGATATAGGTTCACTAAAATCATCACCCTCAACAAGCACAGTATAAAATCCTGTAATACTACCCTTTGCATTAAGTCCTGAACGCTCAAGCAAAATAGGAATTTCCACAAAAACAGACGGAGGATATCCTTTAGTAGCAGGGGGCTCTCCCATCGAAAGACTAATTTCTCTTTTAGCATTTGCAAATCTTGTAATTGAATCAAACAATAACATAACATCCATTCCACAATCTCTAAAATATTCAGCCACTAATGTTGCTGTATAAGCCCCCTTATA from Borrelia duttonii Ly encodes the following:
- a CDS encoding periplasmic-type flagellar collar protein FlbB, whose protein sequence is MNNYLLFLFRFFLWLFLVIFFLGLSFFLTDLFGIYHTRDYLPKYIRTLFFKDDEQLLDYTHISLDEIRMIKEKEAIYIKSQQVEKLREELKKREDNLNKLEAELNQKQKDLDLKQKLIDDIVNKYRDEDANFAQAALYLINMPPEDAVKRIEELNDEIAISYMRKVEDIAKKEGRASIVPYWLSLMDSKKAAVLIRKMSVSALE